The genomic stretch GACCGATGGTTCATGCCAACGAATGGTGATTGAACGCTCCACATAATAACAACTGCCCGCACCGTATCCTACCTCTGGATAATACAAAGATTCCCCTCAgctggtaaaaaaattattattgtttgaTTTACATCATACCTTACAAGGATCATAAACCATCATCCGATTTTCTGTTGCTTTgtaaattgaaataattttttgttatgttaCTGCGCATTTCAATCACAAGCACCCATGCAATAGCTGGAGCATTCAACGATTGGTAGTAGCAACCATTGTGTAATCTGCTAATCCAACGATTGTGAAAGCCACAAGACAAGTATTTTTGTGGAGAAATCATGAGATCATCCCATTTAATTATAACCTTTCTATTACCAGAATTACATGCttacaataaaaaatgtaatgaaaGACACTTAAAATTtggggaaattatatataaactccttaggtcaacgcgcttttttaaaaaactctctaggtattttttttcgaaaatttagtccttgggttactcgaaactactagaaaactccctaccatcaatttttgttaactgccattagtccactcaaaactccccgttttatctgattaaaaatattcattttttattaatttaatttgaaaaattaaatcttaaaaaataaataaataattgaagtgtggccaggggtggcggtgccacccctggccacccccccAACCCTTATGGGGTGGCCGTAAGCTACCCCAGGGGTGGTTTGCTCACCCATGGGGTATAGCCACCCCCAGGTGGTTTGAGGCCACCCCACCCACGGGCTGGCCAGCCACTCCCTCTGTGGCCTCGCCATTTCACCTGCACGGGTGGCCgctgagccaccccatgggttgaggggtggcctgcgggccaccccaaaccacctgggggtggcttacggccaccctataggggttgggggtgggTGCCACCCCTGGTCaccattcaatttttatttttaagatttaagtttttaaattaaattaataaaaaatgaatattttaatcatataaaatggagagttttgagtggactaacggcagttaacaaaaattgatggtagggagttttctagtagtttcgaatgacccaaggactaaattaaaaaaaaaaaaaaaattacctagggagttttttaaaaaagcgcgttgacctaaagagtttatatataatttccctaaaatttatatatattgaaagatgCCCGAGTGAGTGGGAGCAACTGCTACATTGCTCATTCCACAGACTTTCTCCCTTACTAGCATCGCTCATGACTCCTTCCTAAAAGCAAAACCTACTCGTCGTACATCCTTCTTCAAGCTGCAAGTCATAATTGGAACACTCTAGAAAATTTAAAACCAACGCTGTAATACCCAGAAAATGTCGAAGCCATCACTTTATCTGATAAGGAATCGTACTACCCCGATTTTGCCTGACTTCacgttaacaaaaaaaaaaaataaaaaataaaaaaaaaaataaaaaacaaaaaataaaaacttacttgGCTATATAGATCCCATCGTCGTCCCCTACCTCAAAGCATAGTGCAATTAGCTATCACTGTCATTGATTTCGTTGCTCGTGTCACACTAGAAAAAATGAAGCTAAGCAATCCCGACCCTTCCACTCACGACTAGTTCCGTCAGCTATTATGGCTCCTAGGACACGATCGTAGAAGGTAATCCTcctcttatcattttttttgggggggggggggctttCATTCATATAGAATATTGTATTAATTCTtacaaattattattcatcCTCCTCTTATCATTattgaactatttttattttttctttctttttttgcttgagtcttgctcttttgttttttgataaaattatgttatttgcaaagttgtacaaataataataataataattgggtGATGGAAGCAAGTAGGGTGATCTTCCTACTTCATTCCATCCTTAACAAGGCAGTGACATTAGAAGTTGACAATTACATAGGactacaccttttttttttttttttttggaaacataAATCTTCATTTCTCCATCAAAAAATCAACAAGAGAATACATATTGCTCCCCCCAGATAGTCTTCGAGATACAATCAGGGATTTCTCCCAACTACTGCCTTTTAAGACCCATACCCGCCGCCAATTTTGCAAGATGATGAGCTGCAAAATTGGCTTGCCGACCCACAGAATGACTCTCCCAAGACAGAAATTTGTTAAGCAGAATTTTAACATCTGAAACTAAATGGCCATAACTGCTCCATGTGTCTTCTCGCGCGTTCACTGCAGCCACTACAAAAAGGTCTTCTGCCATCGATGCTTCAGCCGTTATAGAAATTCTTAGTTAACGAAATCACCTTCCACAGCCAACTAGACTAGGAAAAAATATTCTCTTCTCCTCTAGGGTTTTCCAGACCTAGAGAGATGCTTTATCACACTCTTGGGCGGTGCCTGGTATGCAAGACTTTAATGAGCTTTTGATAAACTGGAACAACAATTTTGCATAGGACTACACTTGAAAATGCACATATGTGCTACTTCTAGAAACATACGACCACTCTAAGAAACTCGCGTATTATGTACGGATGCCTTCCTAAGATTTAGAATTGAAAGTGTACAGGCCAAGTGAACAAGTGGAAAACACTTTCAGAAGCTTGTAGAGTATTTCACATAAAAGGAACCATTGATACAAATGAAGAATCTAAACACGTTATTGCACAAAGAACAGAGGTACTAAGAGAACAACAAATTCTCAAATAGTAACACACTCAAGAATTCATGAATTTTATACCATATAGAATGTTGTATTGATTCTtacaaattattattcatcCTCCTCTTATCATTGCtgaactatttatttttttatttttttgattcatATAGAATGtattaattcttaaaaattattattcatcccCCTCTTATCACTGTTGagcttttgtttgttgtttgtttgtttattcatATAGAATGTTGTATTAATACTtacaaattattattcattactACTTACAAATTATTATCCATTATTCTTATTTGAATGTTGTTCTTCTTAGGCATATTGTACTAGAAGTACAAGGATGCATCTCTTTGGACCATTGACACCCCATCAACAGAAATAGAAGGTATAGTCTGTTACTATATTTAAGGGGAAATAACATATGTTACTATACATCattgttaatatatatgtatagtaATGTAAACATATGTTACAGTACGTCATTATTACTATATAGGCATATTAACATATGTTACTATACGGTAATAATGCTTTTATTTGGTCGTTTATACAGCATTGTATTTTTAGTTGCATCTTCTTCTCTGACTCCTACTCGAGATCCTCTGGTAGCTTGTTTAGTTTATATTGTTGCTTTCATATTTTCCAATTCTTTTAGCCACAAACTATTATATGTCAACAAGGAATTAATGTTTGATCTATGTTTTTGGATTATGGataattttttgtgtttatattgAGTATATTCGGTACTTGTTACTATTTAGGCATACCAACATATGTTACTTTACAGCAAGAAGGCTTCTATTTGGCTATTTATATAGCATTGTATTTTTCATTGCATCTTCTTCTCTGATTCCTACTCGGAGTAATATGGTaccttgtttattttatattgcttttttcatttcttttagcCACAAATTATTATATGTCAACAAGGAATTAATGATTGATCTCGGTTTTTGGAATATAGATAATTTTTGGTGTTTATATTAGGTATATTCGGTAGTTTATGAAATAAATTACACAGTTTCTTTATCTTGTCATTCTTTTCAAATNNNNNNNNNNNNNNNNNNNNNNNNNNNNNNNNNNNNNNNNNNNNNNNNNNNNNNNNNNNNNNNNNNNNNNNNNNNNNNNNNNNNNNNNNNNNNNNNNNNNtaaaataaaaatataagattctCTCATGAACATCCAATAAGAGTCAAGATTAGTGCCTCAAATCCCCAATTtcaaatatgacaaaaataaaaaataaacaaagagacATCAAATAACCAAAAGAGATTCAGAAAGATGACAGAGATGATGAGGTAGGTATTGAAACTAATCAACAATTAATAATGACAAGTAGTTCCTCTCAAGCCTAAAACAAGTAAGCTAATAAATTGCTcagtaaacaaataaaagacaaaagattAGCATCAATAATGTGTTAACATGTTACATAAAATATGCAATGCTAAATAgataaaaagttaaaacacTATGATTGAATGGCAAAGCTTACAGATTCATGTGATTGACCCACTGGCACAATTTCAGATAGGAACTCTTGAGCGGCCTCCACCAAATTGAAAATCATAACCCGTCCTTCTCGGGCATTAGAATTTGCCTAAGAGAAAACAATGTTTATAATAAAAGAAACCTTTTTGTTGGTAAACACAATTCAAGCATTCAGACAGGATTTCTCCTGACCGCATCCTCCACCACTTCTTTTAAAGGGAAGGAAATGCTATTTGGTCCAAACACCATCGGCCACAATAAAAGAAACTATGTCACTCCGTAAAAAATAAGATGTCAGAAGCAGAACCaattgtattataaataataattaccTAATGACACACACACCTTACATGTGCAGAACATAAAACAGTGACCTAAGTGAAATTTCAagcttcattttcaattttagaGACCATTATGTTTATACATGTGGAATCATCTGGCCGCTAGTGTGGGAACTCATAAAACCACAGCTTGAAAAGTATATCCACCCACAGCTCCATGCATCAGGACCATGTCTCCAGTAATTGACTTAAAAATTAGTAAACTGAAAAGAACTTCACTTAGAACAGAAAACATAAGTATTTTATCCACTGCAACAGAATTCTTGACAGAGCATACaaaaccatgaaaaaaaaaaaaaaaaagaagtcaattCAAACCTGATCACTGAGTAGAGCTAGAAGCTTATCGGCATCGCTCTTTGATAAACCGTTCTCTGGAGTTATCTGCAACTTTGGACACTTGTAAGGATACCCTGGTAAGCACCTAATAAATAAGGAGAGACAAAGAACCATTACCAAGGAATAAGATTTGATaaagaatgaaaacaaaacaggGCACAAAATGACTAACCTAACTAAAAGAAGAGCAGAAACATTTAGATCCTCATAACCCATATCCTTTGAGTAAGGCCTGTTCAGATTCCAAGTAAAAACTGAATGAAAGAAAGATTATAGCTCATTATTGAGATTGAAGCGACATCAAAATAGTACAAACCTGAGTTTAAGAATTATTTGAGAGGATGGAGATGACCCAGAAATAACTTTGCAGTCATCTTGAAATATTGCACACCTAAACATAAGAATAAGATGGCAAAAACACAAGAATATACAGAAGTAAACATGAATGCTTCCATTGGATTTCATGAAGCTAACCAAAATGGTTGGGTAAGACTCGTTAAATTTGCTTATGGTTCTGTTTTCAGTTATAGCATCATGCTTTCATGCAAGCAGCTAAGGCATACTTTTAAGGGTAATCTCAATTGAGCCCAATTCAAGATCACTAAACAATACTAAgactaaaattaaaacagaaACTGCCAAGCAACAGATCATCCCATGTACAGGTAAATCTAGTTCGTAGTCCACACATAAAATTTCATCAATTGaagtaatttaattcaaaagatCGCCATATTATTGTTGGATTCAATTTATAATACTTCAACGAATTTGTGACAATCATAGGCCTATAAATTGAATTTTGGCTTCTGTTCTTGATACTTTGATCATGAtccataattcaaaaaaatcatattttacaGCCAGAATCACCCCTAGTCCCATATTCGAGTTTGTCCAAATTGCAGAATTACTGGCCATCAAcatctattaaattttttcataccTTAAACCAAATTCCCAAAGTATATCCAACTTATATCCAACTTTTcagcccaacaaaataaattacatcAAGGTGACTATGATTCCATTCCACAAATTCAGCCAAGTCATCCTcatctaaatttaaaaataaagggtCTGTTTGGTAAAGTTTCTAAAGCTCTTCTTACTCCTTAAAGGCTGAAGAGTCTTTttttcactctttatttttcttttattttactaaaaaaaaagatctcaattttttcaaattaaattttaacttTTCTTAAATGTGACCTCCAAAatcaattctcaatttttaccatttttttcaaaacctgAAACACTTCTAAACTTTGTCAACAACCAAAGCTACTGATAGGGAACATGGACCCAAGTAGCAAGTACCAAAAACACCAGGCAAGAAAACCACTTGGAGACCGAGAATCACTTACAAGGCAGTGATTTCCTCAGAGAGAAGCTCATTATCATCAGCACCAACATGAGACGCATGATCTTTCAATTGAGTCCTGCCCTTGCTCCTCctcccactcccactcccactcccactcccacctcctcgcttcttcttcttcgaacTATGCCCCATTCTCACCCAAACCACCACTCCAAACGACCCCTTTTGCTCTTTCTTCAAACAGAAACCAACCCAATTCACCTCTTCACCTAAAACCCAGAACCCACGCCTCAATTCAGTCGCAGAGTTCAATGGCTCAAGCCTCAACGTGATTTCAAGGCCAAGatcatatgaaaaatattagaaaatcaCAGATATTATTAATAGGAACAGATGGATTTTGGAAAATCACAAATGATTGAATATCAAAAGGGTTTTGGAAATGAAAGCAGGTTCTGAGACCTCTGAGATACCTGGAATGAATGGACGAATAATAATTGGAGATGATTAGAATACAGGTATTAGTTAAGAGATTGCGTGAAAATGTATTCTTTTGAGTCTAAAACATGGTGGCGCTGAACGTGGAATTCGAACAGGGTGATGCTTATTATATTACCACATCtggcgtgtatatatataccagtAGCGTCAACTCGATGCCCCCTgattgggtatttttgtcagcTGGAAATGACCACCaaaaactttttataattttatttttgaataaatcAATGTATTAAATTTCGCCTAGGCTCAAATTTTCTAAGCAAAAAATcatttgttttctattgtattTGGAAATGAGGAAAATGAtatcaaaaacatttttctaaGACTACATTTGTTTCGAAGTCAAAtggtttttgaaaaatgtttattgtattttttttttttttatgtttagtgtgactaaaaaaattttggtttgacaaaaaaaacttatttagtTTCGAAAAACTGTTTtcctatttaaatttttgtaaatcatttttcgagtttttttccttctctaacTGTTGGACCATCATCGGACCACCGCTAGACCACCCCTAGGCCAGCACCGAGTCACCCCTAAACTACCCTAAGCCATCGTTAGAACACCACTAAACAGCCGTTGGACCACCACCAAACCACCCCAAGCCAACGCCAAACAACCATCGGACCTCCCCTTGCCAGGATCGATCCTCCTTAAGCAAGATTGATCCTTCCCCCTTCCATAATACTTTTTCGTCAGTTTTTAGGTATTATGTAAGTTTTTTGGTCCAGAAGAGTTGCctaacattaaaatttttgtaaagaACCATCTTAGAAGGATTGAGGTCAGTTTAGAGATTGTTTCCATGACTCAAGTAAGTGAGTCTCACATGGATATTGTTATGTGATTAGCATCATTTTAACATACTATTTTGATATGAATGAAATAACATGCATCACTTTTATTACACGAACTCTATTTTAGGAACATGTGAAACTCTCTTATTTGTGCATTTTATGAGATAAACTGAAATTCATGTAAGCATTTTATATCATACATGCATGTAAAACACTATGAAGATAAATGCATTTTGTAAACATGGCCTTGTGTCATGGCTACTAGTACACAGGCAAGGCTCTATGGTCCAATTTAGTTATGATTCGTTATTGGATCCAAGAAGTCAGCTGAGTAACAATGCGTAGCCATGTTCGCATGGTGGTCATGACATACAACATTGTTAGCAGCGTAGGCTAATTGGGGTCGGGCACAGTGGGCTCATGATGAGAACCGCTAATTTGTGCACATCAGGGCGCCGATGTATACTAGAGGTTATTTCGAGAATGCGCAAACCTATCAGGAATGGGTAAGGGCCTGAATAGATCATATGGAGTTGAACTATAGCAGTATGATCATAATTATCATacattcatatatttatattgcatTGCATATTCTCTTACTAATATCAACTGCCTTGTATGATATACAATTTTATTATGGAATAAACATTTTCTCAAAACCATGAGATCACAAATTATATAACTAGTTTCAAGTGATTTTATCTCACCAAGTGTCGGACTTACACTTGGTCTCTTTTCCACCTATGAAACACAATGTGTTTAGTAGATAACTAGTAGCTAGGTGGCAATGTCGGGGAGACGGTTTGTACTTGTGGAGGTTTAGTCAAGGTCCTCTTTGAGGTTATAAATGGCGAGTGGCTACAGGACATGTGGGAGCGCAGTGATAAGGATGCTCAACACGAGTTGATCGATgttatttacttaatttatatgGTTAAGACTGGATATTGATTTGATGTTTTGAGAGTGTATCCATTTTGGAGTTTCTTTCGGTTTTGATGTATTGAATAATAGATTTTATTCGGATGTGCTATCTTAATTTAAGTTAATAATTCTTCCGTTGCAATTGCCAGTTAGATCATTTGAGACTTATTTACTTAGTGAATAAGTCTTTGGAGGTGCTTTGAATTAACTATTGGATAGTTAACTGAGCAATGGTGTTACACCCTCGGTAGTTCTGTTGATAAGACTCATGACGATTGGCAGGGCTGGGACTAGCCTTCACCGTTGTATCAAAGGATCCATCATTTAGGCtccttataattattttcttcaagaaaaaatacactttagcCCCCTTAAAGTTTaagccgattttcaattcgacccctaatgtttcaatttttacaatgcacccccccaaagtttaaaattttttcaattccgCCTCTCTGTTAGTCGTTGCCGTCTTATCTGATAGAACTGTGAACACGTGACCCGCACATGAACACTTAAGCGCATtctttccccaaaatgcccccacccACACGGTATCATCTCTTAAACTTTCTCTTTTGGAATTCAAaatcatatcatttttcttgttttaggaAGTAGAGGAAGAAGACGTTGAGCAATATGACCATCACTCTTGAGGATCTGAGGGGGGGCTCTTCTACTCTATGTGGGCACTTCAATAAAATCATAGAGGAGGGGATAACAGCTGTGGGTGAGAATGAAAACGAGGTAGAAAAGCTGCTAACCAAGATGATCTTTATGGAATTCATTCAATTCCGCatgaaaaagagaaagcagTACCTGGAAAAGCCtgtgaaaagaagaagaagaaggtggtctTGAAAATTATACCACCCAAGAAGCCATTGGAGTCAGCACCCAACAACTCTGAAAACATCatccaaaatcaagaaaaagaagaagaagaaaaaatatccAGGAAACCCCAAGAGGCAGAGGAAGAACCCGACAGAGATCCAACAAGCGGTTCCAGACCAACCACCCTACATGGCAACCTCGTTCAA from Corylus avellana chromosome ca1, CavTom2PMs-1.0 encodes the following:
- the LOC132166951 gene encoding eIF-2-alpha kinase GCN2-like; this encodes MGYEDLNVSALLLVRCLPGYPYKCPKLQITPENGLSKSDADKLLALLSDQANSNAREGRVMIFNLVEAAQEFLSEIVPVGQSHESVSFAIQS